Sequence from the Pirellulales bacterium genome:
CATACTGCCGCGGCGCGCCGAAGGTCAAACAACTCCGGCGCTGCGGGTTGCATCCGCAAGGGGTCGACGGCGACCGTCGCAAGCCTTGCTTTCCCATCCCGTGCGCGGACGCGCAGCGCACGCCTGACGCGGAGGCGCCGCACCTGAATTCTACCGCGCAGCGGGGGGACGAAATGGCGCAAAGTTACGCAATTTGCGCTTGCGGCGGACCTAGGTCCCGCCCCCCAGATTGCCCAGGGCCTCGGTGAGCCCCGGCAGATTGAGCCCGCCGGCGAGCTTCTGCATCTCCGCGGCGTGCAGTTCCTTCGCCTTGGCGCAGGCCGCGTTGATCGCGGCGGGAAGCAGGTCTTCAAGCAGCTCGCGATCGCCCATGGCGATCAACTCGGGATCGACGCGCACGGCGAGCGCTTCGCCGAGTCCGTTGACGTCGACCTCGACCATGCCGCCCCCCGCGGCGCCGGTGACGCGCTTCGCTTTCATCTCTTCGGCCAGCCGCTGCATCTGCTGGCCCATTTCTTGAGCCTGCTTGAGCATGCCGGGAAGATTGGCGAGTTGACCGAGGCCTTTAAGCATGGCGGGGAATTCCTGTCGGGCGTTGCTACAGTGTACCACAGTGGCAGAGAGGGGAGAAATTGGGACGTTTGGACTTTGGAACGATTGAACCAGGGGACTTGCTCGCGAGTGTGACCGGTCGCGCCGAGTTGCGGCCTTGTCGATCCGAGGGCCCGTTGTCCCACCCCCCGTCTCGCGTCACTCCTCCCGCGGAGGAACGTACTTCATTCGGTTCGGGTCGCCGCCGAACAGTTCCATCGCTTTTTGGACGAACGGGTCGCTGACGATCTCGGCTTGACGCTGCCGGAGCGACAACCGCGGCGGGGGAGCGGACCCCTGGGGATCGGGGTGGGTCTCCCATGCGATGACGACGCGGCGGCCGCACAACTTGGCGAGCGCCCCTTCGATTTGCGTCGCGCTGGCAGGCTTCGCACAGAAGTCGCGGTTGAATCGCTTGCTCTCGGGAAAGCTGGCGACGAGTCGGCCCTGAGGGTCGACGCCGATTCGCTCGGCGGCGGCGACGTGATCGGCCAGCATTCCCGACAGCAGCGAGCCGAGGCGGCTCCACGCCTGTTGCGCCGCGGCGGCGTCGAGCGATGCGACGACCGGGTCCGACGGGCCAGGATCAGCAGCGACGGTGGGCGCGGGTTCCATCGCCGCCGGCGCGGTCGTCGAGACCGGCGCCGTCGATGCGACCGGCGGAGTGGTCGGCGCTGATTCCGCAGCGACTGGCGCCAACGTGATTTCGTGGCGCGGAGCAACCGGCGCCGGGGCGATTCCGACGCTAGTCAGCCCGTTTTTTTTTACCGCGCTCGCCCCGCCGACGGCCGCCGCGGGAGTCGCGCCCGTCTTGAGCGTTGCGATGAGCTCGGCCAGCTCGTCGAGATCGCCGAGTCGGCAAATCCGCACAAGCGCCATTTCGACCAGCGTGCGGACCTGCGTACTGACCCGCAACCGCGAGGCGGCGTGGTCGAGGATCCCCGAGATCGCCAGCAGCGTGTGGACCCCCAGCCGCTGGGCGACGCCGCGAATTTCGTCCCGCTGCCCGGGCAGGGCGTGCAGCATCTGTTCGGGCCCGCAGCCGACGGCTTGCGTCATGACGTCGCGGAAGTATCCGAGCAGTTGATCGACGAGTTGCCCCGGCTCGGCGCCGTCGGCGAGCGCGGCGTCGAACTCGGCGAGCGCCGCGGCGGCGTCGCGATTCACCAGCGGATCAACCAGCCGGCTAAGCCGTGACGCGGGGGCGAGCCCCAACAGGCCGGTGACGTCGGCGGCGGAGATCGAGCGACTGCCGGTCGAGAGCAACTGCTCCAACAGCGACTGGCTGTCGCGCATCGAGCCTGCGGCCCGCATCGCCAGCAGGGCGAGGGCGTCGGACTCGACCTCGGCGCCCTCGGCCGCGGCGATTTGCCCCAGCCGATGCTGGATCGCCGCCGCGTCGATCCCCGCGAAGTCGTACCGTTGGCACCGCGACAGAATCGTGATCGGGATCTTGTTCGGCTCGGTCGTGGCGAAGATGAACTTCACATGCTCGGGGGGCTCTTCGAGCGTCTTGAGGAGGGCGTTGAACGCCTCCTTGGTGAGCATATGGACTTCGTCGATAATGTAGATTTTGAACCGCGCCCGGCTGGGTCGCACGGCGACGTTCTGCCGCAGTTGGCGGATCTCGTCGATGCCGCGGTTGCTGGCGCCGTCGATCTCGATGACGTCGACGTCGTCCCCCGAGGCGACGCTCGTGCAGATTTCGCACTTCCCGCACGGGTGGGGGCTCGTCCC
This genomic interval carries:
- a CDS encoding YbaB/EbfC family nucleoid-associated protein — encoded protein: MLKQAQEMGQQMQRLAEEMKAKRVTGAAGGGMVEVDVNGLGEALAVRVDPELIAMGDRELLEDLLPAAINAACAKAKELHAAEMQKLAGGLNLPGLTEALGNLGGGT
- the dnaX gene encoding DNA polymerase III subunit gamma/tau: MSDFPATPAASPGPPSHGHDYVVVARRYRPQLFEELIGQGHVAKALAGAIESDRVGHAYLFTGARGVGKTSAARILAKALNCLEGTSPHPCGKCEICTSVASGDDVDVIEIDGASNRGIDEIRQLRQNVAVRPSRARFKIYIIDEVHMLTKEAFNALLKTLEEPPEHVKFIFATTEPNKIPITILSRCQRYDFAGIDAAAIQHRLGQIAAAEGAEVESDALALLAMRAAGSMRDSQSLLEQLLSTGSRSISAADVTGLLGLAPASRLSRLVDPLVNRDAAAALAEFDAALADGAEPGQLVDQLLGYFRDVMTQAVGCGPEQMLHALPGQRDEIRGVAQRLGVHTLLAISGILDHAASRLRVSTQVRTLVEMALVRICRLGDLDELAELIATLKTGATPAAAVGGASAVKKNGLTSVGIAPAPVAPRHEITLAPVAAESAPTTPPVASTAPVSTTAPAAMEPAPTVAADPGPSDPVVASLDAAAAQQAWSRLGSLLSGMLADHVAAAERIGVDPQGRLVASFPESKRFNRDFCAKPASATQIEGALAKLCGRRVVIAWETHPDPQGSAPPPRLSLRQRQAEIVSDPFVQKAMELFGGDPNRMKYVPPREE